A genome region from Flavobacterium sp. CFS9 includes the following:
- a CDS encoding von Willebrand factor type A domain-containing protein: MKNVKLISLALSMLICFIASAQEKIITGNVTDEASIPLPGVTIVIKNTQKTTQTDFDGKYSIKAQKGDILIFSYIGFNSQTQTVGHKNVINVKLIGQQQSLSEVVVVGYGSSNADYESSSYSHRDKKMAAKTITSTLQGRVMGLSVTPNYVQPSPNQNVLIRGTAPISSKDEPLYIVDGVPVKSDQFSKINPNDVEEVKVAKEAEATALYGSKASNGAIIIATKNSIYKGLTEKELNAKLKKITVPKPVEPNEEDYDTFVENAFESPKTAPLSTFSIDVDNASYTNVRRFINNGQAVPKDAVRVEEMVNFFKYNYPQPKDQNPFSINTEVSDSPWNAKNKVLKIGLQGKNIPTENLPASNLVFLIDVSGSMSDMNKLPLLKQSLKILVNELRPKDKVAMVVYAGAAGMVLPPTSGDEKKTIIDALEKLNAGGSTAGGAGIELAYKIATENFIKNGNNRVILATDGDFNVGETSNADMEKLIEDKRKTGVFLTCLGYGMGNYKDSKMETLADKGNGNYAYIDNIQEANRFLGKEFKGSMFAIAKDVKIQIEFNPKQIQAYRLIGYENRKLRPEDFKNDAIDAGELGSNHTVTALYEIIPAGVKSDYLAEQPDALKYTKVEEGGTNYSNELATIKFRYKKPDGDKSIELVQVIENKSVALEKTSDDFKFSTSVAWFGLKLRDSKLISDKSSYAILKLAKQGLSNDPEGYKAEFIRLIEAAKFD; encoded by the coding sequence ATGAAAAACGTAAAACTTATTTCATTAGCCCTATCTATGCTTATATGTTTCATAGCATCAGCTCAGGAGAAAATCATTACAGGAAACGTTACAGACGAGGCTAGCATACCGCTTCCGGGGGTAACTATAGTGATTAAAAATACCCAAAAAACAACACAAACTGATTTTGACGGAAAATATTCCATCAAGGCGCAAAAAGGCGACATTTTGATCTTTAGTTATATTGGATTCAACTCGCAAACCCAAACTGTGGGCCATAAAAATGTGATTAATGTTAAACTAATTGGCCAACAGCAATCCCTTAGCGAAGTAGTAGTCGTGGGTTATGGATCTTCAAATGCTGATTACGAAAGCTCCAGCTACAGCCATCGTGACAAGAAAATGGCTGCCAAAACTATTACCTCAACACTTCAGGGAAGAGTCATGGGGTTATCCGTTACACCTAATTATGTCCAGCCTTCACCCAATCAAAACGTGCTGATAAGAGGGACTGCACCTATTTCTTCTAAAGATGAACCTTTGTATATTGTCGATGGTGTTCCGGTTAAATCCGATCAATTTTCGAAAATCAATCCGAATGATGTGGAGGAAGTAAAAGTTGCAAAAGAAGCAGAAGCTACTGCACTTTACGGAAGCAAAGCCTCAAACGGAGCGATAATTATTGCTACCAAAAACAGCATCTACAAAGGTCTTACCGAAAAGGAACTAAATGCTAAACTGAAAAAAATAACGGTTCCGAAACCGGTAGAACCTAATGAGGAAGATTACGATACTTTTGTCGAAAATGCCTTCGAAAGCCCAAAAACAGCACCGCTTTCTACATTTTCTATTGATGTTGACAATGCTTCGTACACCAATGTGAGACGCTTTATCAATAACGGACAAGCAGTTCCAAAAGATGCCGTTCGCGTAGAAGAAATGGTTAACTTCTTTAAATACAATTATCCACAGCCAAAAGATCAAAATCCGTTCTCTATTAATACTGAAGTAAGCGATTCACCATGGAATGCCAAAAACAAGGTGCTTAAAATTGGTTTACAGGGAAAAAACATCCCAACCGAAAATTTGCCTGCGTCTAATTTAGTTTTCTTAATTGATGTTTCAGGATCAATGAGCGACATGAATAAATTGCCTTTACTAAAACAATCATTAAAAATACTGGTAAATGAATTACGTCCGAAAGACAAAGTTGCCATGGTCGTTTATGCCGGGGCAGCAGGAATGGTTTTACCTCCAACTTCCGGTGACGAGAAGAAAACCATTATTGATGCTCTTGAAAAATTAAATGCAGGAGGAAGTACTGCAGGAGGAGCAGGAATTGAACTGGCTTATAAAATTGCGACAGAAAACTTTATCAAAAATGGAAACAACAGAGTAATTCTGGCTACTGACGGAGATTTTAATGTGGGAGAGACTTCTAACGCTGACATGGAAAAGCTAATTGAGGACAAAAGAAAAACCGGCGTTTTCCTTACCTGTCTGGGTTACGGAATGGGAAACTACAAAGACAGTAAGATGGAAACTTTAGCCGATAAAGGAAATGGAAACTACGCTTATATCGACAACATCCAGGAGGCCAATCGTTTTTTAGGAAAAGAGTTCAAAGGTTCGATGTTTGCAATCGCCAAAGATGTAAAAATTCAAATCGAATTCAATCCGAAACAAATTCAGGCTTATCGTTTAATCGGTTACGAAAATAGAAAATTACGTCCGGAAGATTTCAAAAATGACGCTATTGATGCGGGAGAACTTGGAAGCAATCATACCGTTACGGCGCTTTATGAAATTATTCCTGCCGGAGTAAAAAGCGATTATTTGGCAGAACAGCCAGATGCTTTAAAATATACCAAAGTCGAAGAAGGCGGAACAAATTACAGCAATGAACTGGCAACTATAAAATTCCGTTATAAAAAACCGGACGGAGATAAAAGCATTGAACTGGTACAGGTAATCGAAAACAAATCGGTTGCATTGGAAAAAACCTCTGATGATTTTAAATTCAGTACCTCAGTGGCCTGGTTCGGTCTGAAGCTAAGAGATTCAAAATTAATTTCAGATAAATCTTCTTATGCCATTTTGAAATTAGCTAAACAAGGACTCTCTAATGATCCGGAAGGATACAAAGCTGAATTTATCCGTTTAATTGAGGCTGCAAAATTCGATTAA
- a CDS encoding TonB-dependent receptor plug domain-containing protein — protein MMKNVKLASLAFSMFICLVTHAQEKEVSHTKPVNTDSQIIICAPSKKSIINPPLVILDGVIINFKDFPKVNPNTIKEMKVLKETEAASLYGNKGINGAIIITTKENK, from the coding sequence ATGATGAAAAATGTAAAACTTGCTTCATTGGCTTTTTCTATGTTTATCTGTCTCGTAACACATGCACAGGAAAAAGAGGTATCTCATACAAAACCTGTAAATACCGATAGTCAGATCATAATATGTGCACCATCAAAAAAATCTATTATTAATCCACCTTTGGTAATTCTTGATGGAGTTATAATCAATTTCAAAGATTTTCCTAAAGTAAACCCGAATACTATCAAAGAGATGAAAGTTTTAAAGGAAACTGAAGCAGCTTCACTCTACGGAAATAAAGGAATAAATGGTGCTATAATTATCACAACAAAGGAAAATAAATGA
- a CDS encoding phospholipid scramblase-related protein: MSPILNQNLFLVKEHVGMFKASNNYDIYNPESNQIILNCRENNLGFFTKMLRFTDYKRMTPFNVEIAAASGEKLISVKRGIAVFRSNVEVFDEKERLIGTFKQKFFSFGGKFEILDKNEKPVATLQGKWTGWDFKFTHENKQLAQVSKKWAGMGKELFTSADNYVLQIEETVAQDSPQRQLILAAVMCIDMVLKE, encoded by the coding sequence ATGAGCCCTATTTTAAATCAGAATTTATTTCTTGTAAAAGAGCATGTTGGCATGTTTAAAGCATCAAACAACTATGACATTTATAATCCGGAAAGCAATCAGATCATCCTGAACTGCAGAGAAAATAATCTGGGATTCTTCACTAAAATGTTACGCTTCACCGATTACAAAAGAATGACACCTTTTAATGTTGAAATCGCAGCAGCTTCAGGTGAAAAACTAATCTCAGTAAAAAGAGGTATTGCTGTTTTCAGATCGAATGTTGAAGTTTTTGACGAAAAAGAGAGACTGATAGGAACCTTTAAACAAAAGTTCTTTTCTTTTGGAGGTAAATTTGAAATTTTAGATAAAAACGAAAAACCGGTTGCTACACTTCAGGGAAAATGGACAGGCTGGGATTTCAAATTTACCCACGAAAATAAGCAGCTGGCTCAGGTAAGTAAAAAGTGGGCAGGAATGGGGAAAGAACTTTTTACCAGTGCCGATAATTATGTTCTTCAAATTGAAGAAACTGTAGCACAGGACAGTCCGCAAAGACAATTAATTCTGGCCGCTGTAATGTGTATTGACATGGTTTTGAAAGAATAG
- a CDS encoding 3-ketoacyl-ACP reductase, which produces MTDLKNKNALITGAGKGIGKAIALALANEGVNVILISRTQADVDQLAIEINNLGVKSLALAADVSDINSINSAVEKALAEFKNIDILINNAGIGAFGKFLELEPNDWERIIQINLMGTYYTTRAVIPNMIERQTGDIINISSTAGLNGNALTSAYSASKFAVLGLTDSLMQEMRKHNIRVTALTPSTVATDMAKDLNLTDGNPEKVMQPEDIAELIVAQLKLSRRVFIKNSSIWSTNP; this is translated from the coding sequence ATGACAGACTTAAAAAATAAAAATGCCCTAATTACAGGAGCCGGAAAAGGAATAGGAAAAGCAATCGCACTTGCACTTGCCAACGAGGGAGTAAATGTAATTTTAATTTCAAGAACCCAGGCTGATGTTGACCAACTGGCCATCGAAATCAATAATTTAGGTGTAAAATCTTTGGCTTTAGCTGCTGATGTTTCTGATATTAATTCGATAAATAGTGCTGTAGAAAAAGCATTAGCTGAATTTAAAAATATTGATATTTTAATCAACAACGCGGGAATTGGTGCTTTTGGGAAATTTCTGGAATTAGAACCAAACGACTGGGAAAGAATCATTCAGATCAACCTTATGGGAACCTATTATACCACCCGCGCCGTTATTCCGAATATGATCGAAAGACAAACAGGAGACATCATCAATATTTCATCGACAGCAGGTTTAAACGGAAACGCCCTTACCAGCGCTTACAGCGCTTCAAAATTTGCCGTTTTAGGTCTAACCGATTCTTTGATGCAGGAAATGAGAAAACACAATATCCGCGTTACTGCTTTAACCCCAAGTACAGTAGCTACCGATATGGCTAAAGATTTGAATCTGACGGACGGAAATCCTGAAAAAGTAATGCAGCCTGAAGATATTGCCGAACTGATTGTGGCACAACTGAAACTAAGCCGTCGCGTTTTCATTAAAAACAGCAGTATCTGGTCTACTAATCCCTAA